Part of the Gloeocapsa sp. DLM2.Bin57 genome is shown below.
TTTTGCGCTTGATAATAATGTTCACTAGTTTTCCACCAACGGTTATCCAGATAAAAACCGTACTCAGCAAAATTGGAAAAGCAGCCATAAGGTGGCTCACTAGCTTTATAAAAGTAAATAGTCATGGGGAAGTAGTGGGGTTAGGATTATCCTCACTTTCGTTTAGGGGAATAGTTTCTGTTGTTCCTTCTAGTGGTTGGGGTTGAGGTTCACGCACTACAGGAGGTTCGATGAGAAAAGCGGCGATCGCTGTTAAAGCTACTGTCGCCATACCTACAAAAGCGGGTACAGTGCGCGCTACTAGAGGTTGTCCATCTTGTCGATGACGTCTAGATAAAGGCTCTAAAGGTACGCCCAAATCTGGTAGAGTAGAGCTATCTAGAAGAAACTGGTCAATAATTTCGAGAAGATCGAACAATTCTACTGTGGTTAAATCGATTTCTATGGCTTCTTCTGTATAGTCTTTAGTTTTTTGCCAAGTCAAACGATGAAGATAACCATTAGGTTTAAGATGAATCAAATCTGACTCTAAATTAAGGGTTTGGGGATGATGTAACCCACTGAGTAAATCTTGTGCGTAAGCGCTAACTACCTTAACTAGATTCTCTAAAAAAACTCTACCACCAGTAAGAGTTGTCTCTGAACTGACAATCTTGCATTCAGCATTTAAGAGAATATCTAGATTAAACCCTTCATTACTTAACCCTTCTAAAACCAGATTACAATTAGAGGAGTAATATTGACGATTAGTATTCATTGTTGTTTAATTAACCTCTCCATCCCATAAACTCATCCATAATCTTTCTATCCCTCTACTACCACTAGATAATAGTAATTGAGTCAATATAGATAAAGCCAACTCATTTAACATATCTTCGTCATTGAGATAATTGGTTACTTTAACGCGACGGGGATTCATGCGTTTAGCAAAATTATTTCTAAATCTTTCTAGATAGCCCGAGAGATGATAATGATTATCTATGGGTAATCCTTTATCTTGCATTAGTTTAGCGTCGATCAGATGTTGACGTATTTTTACTTCTAAAGATTTGGCTAAATAATGGATAATAATTACCAAAGCTTTGACTTCCTCCATATTGAGATAATTACGTTTATAAGAACGACGCAAGGGATTAGTACAGCGCAAACGCCATAAAAAGATTCTACTTTTGATTATATCCTTTAAGCCTAACTGTTGAGCTAACTGTAAAATTCTTTCTGTTTCACCTACGTTTAAAGCTTCTAATCCCAATAACATTAAATCAATTTTTTGATGAACTACAGGGGAGAAATGACTAAGGTTTGCTGAGACTATCGGTAATTGTTGTCTAATTTCTGCTGTTGGTATTTCTGCTATATGAGAGTCAGATTTAAGGTTGATTGAGTATCCAGTCATATTGTTTATATTATAATATATTTTCTAAATCCAGAACAAAACCTGGTAACACCTCTTCTCTAGATAATTCCCCGGGATTAACCATAACCACGGTTGATCTTTGGGGGTGATAAATTTCCACAATTTTATTAATAGGGTCGATTAACCATCCCAAACGTGCACCATTATTTATATATTCTTGCATTTTATTCCTCAAATCACCAAGATTATCCGAAGGTGAACGCAATTCAACCAGAAAATCAGGACAAAGATTAGGGGTTAATGCTTCCCAAGAACTTATATTCAGCCAAGAAGCATCAGGAGATCTAATCCCACCATTGGGTAAACTAAAACCTGTAGCTGCATTAAAAGTTTTACCTAATTTAGTTTGCTTATTCCAGAGACGAAGTTGAAAGCTAATCTGATCATTACGATCGCCTGTTTCTCCTCCCCTAGGTGAGATGATGAGTAAATCTCCTGTTGCAGTTAGTTCTAACTGAGTATCAGGATTTAGTGCTACAATTTGACTAAATGTTTCTGAATGCAGTTGTAATAAGGGCTCTAACTTCAGGGTGATCATGATTAACCTTGGTTAAAAAAATGCTCGGGAAGACCAAAAAACCGACGACGTAGCAGAGAATTAACTTGATTAGGCATTTGTAGAGCAAAATTTACAGGAAAACTATCTATCTCTACTAATGATTCTAACTGACGAGGTGCTCTTTGATAGTCTGATGGTTTGAGTTTAGTTAAAGCTGCTTTTTCTGCTAAATCTTTAAGCATTTTATCATGAGCTTGGGCTAATAATTGGCTAGGATCTGTAGCAACCCATATACCTTGTTCTAATTCTCGCCATTCAAAATGTAAATGAGGTCCTGTGGACATTCCTGTATTGCCAGATAATCCAATAACTGTACCTTCTTTGACGTATTCCCCTGGTTGAACAAAAATCTGAGAAAGATGAGCGTAACGAGATTCTCTGGTATTCTGTTGATGACGTATAATGACAATTAAGCCATAACCATTTAAATCACGTGCGGTTTCTATTTTACCATCAGCTACAGCTACAATAGGTGTTCCAATTGGTACTGGAAAGTCCACCCCTTCATGGAGTTGAGACATTCCAGATAAAGGATTAATACGCCAACCAAAGTTAGAATTTACATTGATCGGAGTAGTTAAAGGATAACCTATTTCTACATTTAATTTAGCAAGTTTATGATAATTATTTACGATTGGTTGAGTCGTAGTTGACTCAACTGCTGCTTGAGGTTGAGTAAAAATTACTTTAGGTGGTTCTATTTCTTTAGCTGGTGGATTACCATAGTCTTGTGTATCTAGAAAGTTATTTTTGCTAGCTAGTATCACCTCAGATTTAGCTGAAGCTTGATAATATAGCCAATTAGTAGCTAGAAAACCTAGACTAGTAATAATAATCAGTTTATTAAATAGAGATTTGCTCATTTTCCTCACAGATCACACTCGGATATTTTTAATATTTCTTTACATGAATAACCAAGTTTGATTGTACCTGGTTGCAGAAAAATTGCAACACTAGCACCTGAAGAAAATAAGCGAATCCCTAATTCTCCCTTGTCATTTACCCCGATAATTACCCCTGGAGATTGATTCAGGATGATTTCTTGTCCTAAATTACTCAATAACTGATGATAAGCATCTAGAACAGGTTTAATCCCTTGTTGTAGATAATAATCATAACCTGAGAAAATACCTGTCAAAGTTAGTTTAGCTAAGTCAGTAAGAGTAAATTGAGAAGCTATCTCTTCAAGATTAATACCCGTAGGCGGTACCGGATTAGTATAATTTATCCCTACCCCAACTACCCCATAAGTAATGATTCCCTGACATACCCTGGTTTCGATTTTGATTCCCCCAAGTTTACGTCCCTGTAAAATTAAATCATTGGGCCATTTTAGTAAAATAGGTAAATCTAGAGTTCGCAATCGTTGCGCGATACCCCAAGCTACCGCAATAGTTAAATGAGGTCCGCAATTAACCTCTAAATCTAAGGGTAACCCTAGAGAAAGGTATAATCCACCTGGTGGAGACTCCCACACTCTCCCCCATTGTCCCCGACCTGCGCTTTGTTGTAAAGCGATCGCTACTCTAGGTAAACTGTATTTTTGGTCGATAAGTTCCCATAATTTCTGATTGGTAGAAGGAATATCCTGGAAAATATCTACATCCCTAACTACTTGTTTTAAGTCTTCTAAATTCATCAACTAAACTTAACGTATCTAAACCATGACAAGCTAAAACCTCTTGATTTTGTCCACATTGAGGGATAGTATCTAAACCCAATTTACGAAATTTAACCCCTGATAATAAACCCAATTGGGCTAATTCTACCGCGATTCTATCTCCTTGTCCTCCAATCAGATAATGATTGTCTAGAGTCACGATTAATCCACACCCTGCGACAATATCTCTTAACCAATCAGGATCTACATAATTCAACCAGGGTAAATTAACCACTTTGAGTTGGAAATTATCTTCTTGTGCTAAGATTTGGGCTGCGTTATAAGCTTGAGATAATAAAATCGGTCCATATGCAAAGATAACCCCATCAGTAACTTGGGGATTGTATATAGCTACACCTTTACCTAACTCTAGGGGATAATCACCGTTATACTGATAGGGAATTTCCCAGGGAATAGATATTAACCGTAAATAAGAACTAGTCTCACAGACATTAACACAGTAGTCTAAAGCTAAATCTACCTCAAGAGGACAACTAGGTTCAATCATCACTAATCCTGGGATTCCCCCTAAAGCAGAAATATCTCTTACTGATTGGTGAGAATGTCCCGGACCTCCTGGTAATAAACCCGCTAAAGATCCCACATAGATAATTTTAGTCTTCTCTGTAGCGTTATTATAAATCTGTTCGTTAGGACGAGTAGAAAGAAAACAAGCAAAAGAATGAACTATGGGTAATAATCCCTTGATCGCCATTCCACCAGCTTGAGAAACCAGATCTTGTTCAGCTATTCCACATTCAAAAAAGCGATCGCTAAACTGTTGGGAAAAGGGAATTAAACCACAATCTAAGACTAAATCAGCGTCTAAAACTACTAGATTAGGGTTTTGCTTAGCTTGTTTAACTAAAGCTTCCCCATAAGCGGGTATTAGTCTTTCTAAAGGGGGTGAAGATTGACTAGGGGTTATCTCAACTGTTTCTAACTGTACTCCTGGGGTTTTAGCGATTAATTCTTGAACCGCTTTTGTATATGTTTCATCATCAGGTGCACCACTATGAAAGGGATATAATGTATCTTCAGGTTTCATCGCGGTATGTTCCATAAAAGAAACACCCTTCCCCTTGATGGTATCAGCGATAATAATTTTAGGGCGATCTCTAACTGTTTCTAACTCACTAATCACCTTAGCTAAAGCGTTAAAGTCATGACCATCACAACGACGCACTATCCAACCATAAGCTGTTAATTTGGCGGCTAAATCCCCTAAATCACTAACTTTACTCACCCAAGTATCTGATTGCAACTTATTATGGTCGATAATTACCGTAAGTTCATCTAACTGGTGATTTACCGCGGATACCAGAGATTCCCAAAACTGTCCTTCCTGTAATTCTCCATCTCCCGTTAACACATAGACTTTACTATCTATCCCCAATAAGCGATTAGCTTGAATCATTCCCTTCGCTTTAGAGATACCCATACCCAATGAACCTGTATTAGTAGCGATACAAGGTAAAGAAAGATCAGGATGTCCCGGAAGTCCGTTTAATCTTCTCAACTGATGGATTAACTCAAAATCTAACAACCCTAAAGCAGTAGCTACCGCGTAAAACCCTGGTACATCGTGACCTTTAGAAGAGAAATAAATATCTTGTCGGAGACGAATTTTATGTAAAAATAGCCAAGTTACGATATCTAAACTGCTAAAACTACTCCCTATATGACCTGAACCAGCTTTTTTAATGGCGTAAAGAGTATTAATTCTACAGCAATTAGCCAATAATTCGGTGTTTTCTGGTTGGAGTTTAACGATTCGTTGTAATTCGGCAAAAGGTACAAAATATAAGTCTGTCATGTTTGATTTTGATTAATCTTTGAGATTAAGTTTCTGTC
Proteins encoded:
- a CDS encoding DUF4335 domain-containing protein — protein: MNTNRQYYSSNCNLVLEGLSNEGFNLDILLNAECKIVSSETTLTGGRVFLENLVKVVSAYAQDLLSGLHHPQTLNLESDLIHLKPNGYLHRLTWQKTKDYTEEAIEIDLTTVELFDLLEIIDQFLLDSSTLPDLGVPLEPLSRRHRQDGQPLVARTVPAFVGMATVALTAIAAFLIEPPVVREPQPQPLEGTTETIPLNESEDNPNPTTSP
- a CDS encoding DUF3038 domain-containing protein; translation: MTGYSINLKSDSHIAEIPTAEIRQQLPIVSANLSHFSPVVHQKIDLMLLGLEALNVGETERILQLAQQLGLKDIIKSRIFLWRLRCTNPLRRSYKRNYLNMEEVKALVIIIHYLAKSLEVKIRQHLIDAKLMQDKGLPIDNHYHLSGYLERFRNNFAKRMNPRRVKVTNYLNDEDMLNELALSILTQLLLSSGSRGIERLWMSLWDGEVN
- a CDS encoding Uma2 family endonuclease — translated: MITLKLEPLLQLHSETFSQIVALNPDTQLELTATGDLLIISPRGGETGDRNDQISFQLRLWNKQTKLGKTFNAATGFSLPNGGIRSPDASWLNISSWEALTPNLCPDFLVELRSPSDNLGDLRNKMQEYINNGARLGWLIDPINKIVEIYHPQRSTVVMVNPGELSREEVLPGFVLDLENIL
- a CDS encoding M23 family metallopeptidase, which produces MSKSLFNKLIIITSLGFLATNWLYYQASAKSEVILASKNNFLDTQDYGNPPAKEIEPPKVIFTQPQAAVESTTTQPIVNNYHKLAKLNVEIGYPLTTPINVNSNFGWRINPLSGMSQLHEGVDFPVPIGTPIVAVADGKIETARDLNGYGLIVIIRHQQNTRESRYAHLSQIFVQPGEYVKEGTVIGLSGNTGMSTGPHLHFEWRELEQGIWVATDPSQLLAQAHDKMLKDLAEKAALTKLKPSDYQRAPRQLESLVEIDSFPVNFALQMPNQVNSLLRRRFFGLPEHFFNQG
- a CDS encoding biotin--[acetyl-CoA-carboxylase] ligase encodes the protein MNLEDLKQVVRDVDIFQDIPSTNQKLWELIDQKYSLPRVAIALQQSAGRGQWGRVWESPPGGLYLSLGLPLDLEVNCGPHLTIAVAWGIAQRLRTLDLPILLKWPNDLILQGRKLGGIKIETRVCQGIITYGVVGVGINYTNPVPPTGINLEEIASQFTLTDLAKLTLTGIFSGYDYYLQQGIKPVLDAYHQLLSNLGQEIILNQSPGVIIGVNDKGELGIRLFSSGASVAIFLQPGTIKLGYSCKEILKISECDL
- a CDS encoding transketolase produces the protein MTDLYFVPFAELQRIVKLQPENTELLANCCRINTLYAIKKAGSGHIGSSFSSLDIVTWLFLHKIRLRQDIYFSSKGHDVPGFYAVATALGLLDFELIHQLRRLNGLPGHPDLSLPCIATNTGSLGMGISKAKGMIQANRLLGIDSKVYVLTGDGELQEGQFWESLVSAVNHQLDELTVIIDHNKLQSDTWVSKVSDLGDLAAKLTAYGWIVRRCDGHDFNALAKVISELETVRDRPKIIIADTIKGKGVSFMEHTAMKPEDTLYPFHSGAPDDETYTKAVQELIAKTPGVQLETVEITPSQSSPPLERLIPAYGEALVKQAKQNPNLVVLDADLVLDCGLIPFSQQFSDRFFECGIAEQDLVSQAGGMAIKGLLPIVHSFACFLSTRPNEQIYNNATEKTKIIYVGSLAGLLPGGPGHSHQSVRDISALGGIPGLVMIEPSCPLEVDLALDYCVNVCETSSYLRLISIPWEIPYQYNGDYPLELGKGVAIYNPQVTDGVIFAYGPILLSQAYNAAQILAQEDNFQLKVVNLPWLNYVDPDWLRDIVAGCGLIVTLDNHYLIGGQGDRIAVELAQLGLLSGVKFRKLGLDTIPQCGQNQEVLACHGLDTLSLVDEFRRLKTSS